A single window of Halotalea alkalilenta DNA harbors:
- a CDS encoding alpha/beta fold hydrolase, giving the protein MPYLNVTHPNQDVLNLHFVDTGFKDPTAPGATVVLIHGWPLSHRMWEPQLEALYQAGHRAIAYDRRGFGDSSKPWSGYDYDTLSDDLHALLEALDLKQVVLVGFSMGGGEVARYIARHGEQRIAKLALLGAVTPYLLKDESNPEGVDGSVFEQMLDGVRKDRPAFLAPFGKAFLNWSEEQPSVSPEWLDYNRIIALFASPHGTLECIKAFSATDFRDDLKRIKLPTLVLHGDSDQTVPFEVSGKRVTEFVPHAQVELIEGGPHGFNLTHVEHTNRQLLDFIKA; this is encoded by the coding sequence ATGCCTTATCTGAACGTCACTCATCCGAATCAGGATGTACTCAACCTCCATTTCGTCGATACCGGATTCAAGGACCCCACCGCGCCCGGCGCGACGGTGGTGCTGATTCATGGCTGGCCGTTGAGCCATAGGATGTGGGAGCCGCAGCTCGAGGCGCTCTACCAGGCCGGCCATCGGGCGATCGCCTACGATCGCCGAGGCTTCGGTGATAGCAGCAAACCCTGGAGTGGCTACGACTACGATACCTTGAGCGACGATCTCCATGCCCTGCTCGAGGCGCTCGATCTCAAGCAGGTAGTGCTGGTCGGTTTCTCGATGGGCGGCGGTGAGGTGGCACGCTACATCGCGCGTCACGGCGAGCAACGAATCGCGAAGCTGGCGCTGCTCGGTGCGGTCACACCCTACTTGCTGAAAGATGAGAGCAATCCGGAGGGCGTCGATGGCTCGGTGTTCGAGCAGATGCTCGACGGCGTGCGCAAGGATCGTCCGGCATTCCTGGCGCCGTTCGGCAAGGCGTTTCTCAACTGGAGCGAAGAGCAGCCGAGCGTCTCCCCCGAGTGGCTCGACTACAACCGGATCATCGCGCTGTTCGCCTCGCCGCACGGGACCCTCGAATGCATCAAGGCGTTCTCCGCCACCGACTTCCGCGATGATCTCAAGCGCATCAAGCTGCCGACCCTGGTGCTGCACGGCGACAGCGACCAGACCGTGCCGTTCGAAGTCAGCGGCAAGCGGGTGACCGAGTTCGTTCCCCACGCCCAGGTCGAGCTCATCGAAGGTGGGCCGCATGGCTTCAACCTCACCCATGTCGAGCATACCAATCGACAGCTGCTCGATTTCATCAAGGCATAA
- a CDS encoding alpha/beta fold hydrolase, translating to MPYVNIQRRDGEVINLHYRRAGDSDRPPVVLLHGWASGLEMWEPQFEALVAAGHQVIAYDQRGCGGSSQQWHGHELASQADDLDALLRALELDQVALVGYSLGASIVASLAARHGVERVRRAVLIGTTTPQLSEDAPLGELRTRLDADLLQAIAWCQQRAFGEYRERLGPQGWAYLDAIARRCMPRALRERARHWCEAELHRALGHLTRPTLLIHGEADELAPLVGCAEASIEKLPDARLEVVARAPHALTVTHPRRVNRVLLDFLSG from the coding sequence ATGCCCTACGTCAATATCCAGCGCCGCGACGGCGAGGTGATCAATCTGCACTATCGCCGCGCCGGAGATTCAGACCGACCACCTGTGGTACTGCTGCATGGCTGGGCCTCTGGCCTTGAAATGTGGGAACCCCAGTTCGAGGCGCTGGTCGCCGCGGGGCATCAGGTGATCGCCTACGACCAGCGCGGCTGCGGTGGATCGAGCCAGCAGTGGCACGGCCATGAGCTGGCAAGCCAGGCGGACGATCTCGATGCGCTGCTGCGGGCGCTCGAACTCGATCAGGTAGCGCTGGTCGGCTACTCGCTGGGCGCATCGATCGTGGCGAGCCTTGCCGCCCGTCATGGCGTAGAGCGTGTGCGCCGCGCGGTCTTGATCGGCACCACCACGCCCCAGCTCAGCGAGGATGCACCGCTCGGTGAGTTGAGGACCCGTCTCGATGCGGATCTGCTCCAAGCCATCGCTTGGTGCCAGCAACGTGCGTTCGGCGAGTATCGCGAGCGGCTCGGTCCACAAGGCTGGGCCTATCTCGACGCGATCGCACGTCGCTGCATGCCACGTGCGCTGCGCGAGCGGGCACGCCATTGGTGCGAGGCCGAGCTCCATCGAGCACTAGGCCATCTCACCCGCCCCACCCTGCTGATCCACGGCGAGGCCGACGAGCTCGCGCCGCTGGTCGGCTGCGCCGAAGCGAGCATTGAGAAACTTCCCGATGCGCGGCTCGAAGTGGTCGCCAGGGCACCGCATGCGCTAACCGTCACCCACCCTCGGCGAGTCAACCGCGTGCTGCTCGACTTCCTTTCCGGCTGA
- a CDS encoding IS110 family transposase has product MAHLPVLDPLAAFVDVGSEQMYVSIAGGEPKVFGTFTAQLHELRDWLLSQKVKSVAMEATGIYWLPLYSVLEAAKLQVLMVNGKHTRNLPGRKTDMKDCQWGATLHAHGLLRAGFVPPAEIRRLQDYLRLRQDHITLAAGHVQHLQKALERMNIKLHDVISNLVGRSGMAVIRSMLEGERDPERLLALCDVQIRQQKAERIKASLQGTWAEEHLFALRQALESWEHYQRLIRACDQQIEAVLRSIDVDPPTSPPSKAHKRGGANAPQIDDLHPMLVALCGGNDLTVLPAHTDYSVLQLIGEVGTDLTQWPTEKHFTAWAGLAPGSHQSGKRQRSAKRRRNRAGRLFCVMARSLARSKHIALGGFYRRMAGRRGGLIANIALARKLAALFWRVMVKGLDYVEHGLQYYEAQALETKQRSMRRLAKQLGFSVTPIQTEAQNASA; this is encoded by the coding sequence ATGGCCCACTTACCGGTATTGGATCCATTGGCAGCCTTCGTGGATGTCGGCAGCGAGCAGATGTATGTGTCGATTGCCGGAGGGGAGCCGAAGGTATTCGGCACGTTCACGGCACAGCTGCATGAGCTACGCGACTGGCTGTTGTCGCAGAAGGTGAAGTCGGTGGCCATGGAGGCCACGGGGATCTACTGGCTGCCCCTGTACAGCGTGCTGGAAGCCGCGAAACTACAGGTGCTGATGGTCAACGGTAAGCACACCCGCAATCTGCCGGGTCGCAAGACGGATATGAAGGATTGCCAGTGGGGAGCGACGTTGCACGCGCACGGACTCTTGCGGGCAGGCTTCGTGCCCCCAGCCGAGATCCGGCGCTTGCAGGATTACCTGCGACTGCGCCAGGACCACATCACGCTGGCCGCAGGGCATGTGCAGCATCTGCAGAAGGCCTTGGAGCGGATGAACATCAAATTGCACGATGTCATCAGCAACCTGGTGGGCCGCAGCGGCATGGCGGTGATCCGGTCGATGCTCGAGGGTGAACGCGATCCTGAGCGACTGCTGGCTTTGTGCGACGTGCAGATCCGCCAGCAGAAGGCCGAACGGATCAAAGCCTCTCTGCAAGGGACCTGGGCCGAGGAGCATCTGTTCGCGTTGCGCCAGGCGCTGGAAAGCTGGGAGCACTACCAGCGTTTGATCAGGGCTTGCGACCAACAGATCGAAGCGGTGCTCCGTTCGATCGACGTCGATCCTCCGACGTCGCCGCCGTCCAAGGCGCACAAGCGAGGCGGTGCCAATGCGCCCCAGATCGATGACCTGCATCCGATGCTGGTGGCTCTGTGTGGAGGCAATGATCTCACCGTGCTTCCCGCCCATACGGACTACAGCGTCCTGCAACTCATAGGTGAAGTGGGAACCGACCTGACCCAGTGGCCGACCGAGAAACACTTCACCGCTTGGGCCGGGCTGGCCCCCGGGAGTCATCAGAGCGGTAAGCGCCAACGCTCGGCCAAGCGCAGGCGTAATCGTGCTGGGCGCCTGTTTTGCGTCATGGCCCGCAGCCTCGCTCGCAGCAAACACATTGCGCTGGGCGGTTTTTACCGTCGGATGGCGGGTCGCCGAGGTGGATTGATCGCCAATATCGCCCTGGCGCGCAAACTCGCGGCGCTGTTCTGGCGCGTCATGGTCAAAGGATTGGACTATGTCGAACACGGACTCCAGTACTACGAGGCACAGGCGCTGGAAACCAAGCAACGTTCCATGCGTCGACTCGCCAAGCAGCTCGGGTTCTCCGTGACGCCTATCCAGACTGAAGCTCAAAATGCTTCTGCCTGA
- a CDS encoding GIY-YIG nuclease family protein: MPAEQAFEGWWLYVVETSDGKLYTGITTDVARRIEEHARGQRGARALRGKGPLSLRFCQAVGDRSQALRLECALKRLKRADKLQVVEGRRPLDSLL, from the coding sequence ATGCCGGCTGAGCAAGCCTTCGAGGGATGGTGGCTCTATGTGGTCGAGACCTCGGACGGAAAGCTCTATACCGGCATTACCACCGACGTCGCCCGGCGCATCGAGGAGCACGCTCGCGGCCAGCGCGGTGCCCGGGCACTGCGCGGCAAGGGCCCGCTGTCGCTACGTTTTTGCCAGGCGGTGGGAGATCGCTCACAGGCGCTGCGTCTGGAGTGCGCGCTCAAGCGGCTGAAGCGCGCCGACAAGCTCCAGGTGGTGGAAGGGCGGCGCCCGCTCGATTCGCTGCTTTGA
- a CDS encoding fumarate hydratase, with amino-acid sequence MTVIRQQDLIESVADALQYISYYHPKDFIQAMNQAYEREENPAARDAIAQILINSRMCATGHRPICQDTGIVTVFVHVGMDVRWEAELSLDEMINEGVRQAYNHPDNVLRASILADPDGARRNTKDNTPAIIHHKLVPGDKLEIHVAAKGGGSEAKTKFAMLNPSDSVVDWVLEQVPKMGAGWCPPGMLGIGIGGTAEKAMELAKESLLDPIDIQELQARGASNRAEELRLELFDKVNRLGIGAQGLGGLTTVLDIKVKDYPTHAANKPVAIIPNCAATRHVHFTLDGSGPARLPAPDIDDWPEITWEAGEGVKRVDLDSITAEEVASWKPGDTLLLSGKLLTGRDAAHKRMVEMLERDEPLPVDLTGRFIYYVGPVDPVKGEVVGPAGPTTATRMDKFTRAILERAGLLGMVGKAERGPVAIEAIKDNGAVYLMAVGGAAYLVAQAIKASRVLAFEDLGMEAIYEFEVEDMPVTVAVDSLGDSVHQSGPAKWKELIARR; translated from the coding sequence ATGACGGTGATCCGCCAGCAGGACCTGATCGAGAGCGTCGCTGACGCGCTCCAGTACATTTCCTACTATCACCCCAAGGATTTCATCCAGGCGATGAACCAGGCCTACGAGCGCGAGGAGAATCCCGCCGCCCGCGATGCCATCGCCCAGATCCTGATCAATTCGCGCATGTGCGCCACCGGCCACCGGCCGATCTGCCAGGACACCGGGATCGTCACCGTGTTCGTGCACGTCGGCATGGACGTACGCTGGGAAGCGGAGCTGAGCCTCGATGAGATGATCAACGAGGGCGTGCGCCAAGCCTACAACCACCCGGACAACGTGCTGCGTGCTTCGATTCTCGCCGATCCCGATGGCGCGCGGCGCAATACCAAGGACAACACCCCGGCGATCATCCATCACAAGCTGGTGCCGGGCGACAAGCTCGAGATCCACGTCGCCGCCAAGGGCGGCGGCAGCGAGGCGAAGACCAAGTTCGCGATGCTCAATCCCTCCGACAGCGTGGTCGACTGGGTGCTCGAGCAGGTGCCGAAGATGGGCGCGGGCTGGTGCCCGCCGGGCATGCTCGGTATCGGTATCGGCGGTACCGCCGAGAAGGCGATGGAGCTTGCCAAGGAGTCGCTGCTCGACCCGATCGACATCCAGGAGCTGCAGGCGCGCGGCGCCTCCAACCGCGCGGAGGAGCTCAGGCTCGAGCTGTTCGACAAGGTCAACCGCCTAGGCATCGGTGCCCAGGGCCTCGGTGGCCTCACCACGGTGCTCGACATCAAGGTCAAGGACTACCCGACCCACGCGGCCAACAAGCCGGTGGCGATCATTCCCAACTGCGCCGCCACCCGCCACGTCCACTTCACCCTCGACGGCTCTGGGCCGGCGCGGCTGCCGGCGCCGGACATCGACGATTGGCCCGAAATCACCTGGGAGGCCGGCGAAGGCGTCAAGCGGGTCGATCTCGACAGCATCACCGCAGAAGAAGTGGCGAGCTGGAAGCCGGGCGACACCCTGCTGCTCTCCGGCAAGCTGCTGACCGGCCGTGACGCCGCCCACAAGCGCATGGTCGAGATGCTCGAGCGCGATGAACCGCTGCCCGTCGATCTCACCGGGCGCTTCATCTACTACGTCGGCCCGGTCGATCCGGTCAAGGGCGAAGTGGTCGGCCCCGCCGGCCCGACCACCGCGACGCGCATGGACAAGTTCACCCGAGCCATTCTCGAACGCGCGGGGCTCTTGGGCATGGTCGGCAAGGCCGAACGTGGCCCGGTCGCGATCGAGGCGATCAAGGACAATGGCGCGGTCTACCTGATGGCGGTGGGCGGTGCGGCCTACCTGGTCGCCCAGGCGATCAAGGCATCCAGGGTGCTGGCCTTCGAGGACCTGGGCATGGAGGCGATCTACGAGTTCGAGGTCGAGGACATGCCGGTGACCGTCGCGGTCGACAGCCTCGGCGACAGCGTCCACCAGAGCGGCCCGGCAAAGTGGAAGGAACTGATCGCCCGGCGCTGA